One window of the Aptenodytes patagonicus chromosome 5, bAptPat1.pri.cur, whole genome shotgun sequence genome contains the following:
- the PDC gene encoding phosducin, whose translation MEENANTSFEEDFEGQATHTGPKGVINDWRKFKLESEDRDSLSLSKKEILRQMSSPHRSFSKDDKDTRERFCRKMSMQEYELIHDEQEDESCLQKYRKRCMQDMHQKLSFGPKYGYLCELQNGEQFLEAIEKERKTTTVIVHIYEDGIKGCDALNNSLTCLAATYATVKFCKIKASNTGAGDRFSNEVLPTLLVYKGGELLSNFISISEQFNEDFFAVDVESFLNEYGLLPERELPALGNGNMDEQDVE comes from the exons atggaagaaaatgccaACACCAGCTTCGAAGAAGATTTTGAAGGACAGGCGACACACACAG GTCCTAAAGGCGTGATCAATGACTGGAGGAAGTTTAAATTAGAAAGCGAAGACAGAGACTCCTTATCCTTGAGCAAGAAAGAAATTCTTAGACAAATGTCTTCACCACACAGATCTTTCAGTAAAGATGATAAAGACACCAGAGAGAGATTCTGCCGTAAg ATGAGCATGCAGGAGTATGAATTAATTCATGATGAGCAAGAAGATGAAAGTTGCCTACAAAAATACCGCAAACGCTGCATGCAGGATATGCACCAGAAGCTGAGTTTTGGGCCGAAATACGGTTATCTGTGTGAGCTGCAGAATGGGGAACAGTTCCTGGAAGCCATTGAGAAAGAACGTAAAACTACCACCGTCATCGTCCACATTTACGAAGATGGCATCAAGGGCTGCGATGCTCTCAACAACAGCTTGACCTGCCTGGCGGCCACGTACGCCACCGTGAAGTTCTGCAAGATCAAGGCCTCCAACACGGGGGCTGGAGACCGCTTCTCAAACGAAGTGCTTCCCACTCTACTTGTCTATAAGGGTGGGGAGCTTCTGAGCAATTTCATTAGCATTTCTGAACAATTCAATGAGGATTTTTTTGCTGTGGATGTGGAGTCTTTCCTAAATGAGTATGGGCTGCTACCTGAAAGGGAGCTTCCAGCACTGGGAAATGGCAACATGGATGAGCAAGATGTTGAATAA